The sequence CCGCCTTTTCCACAAGAGTGCGGGCGCCGAAGTAGCAGACCTCCACGCAGGTGCCGCAGTCGGTGCAGACCTCGCGGTCCGTCCGCTCGACCATCGCCCCCTTGTCGCACTGCCAGTGGCCGGGCTCCCGGAAGTAGCCGCAGCAACAGTCGCAGCAGAAGCAGATGCCGTCGGCGCGGTCCGGGGTCACCTCCCGCCAGGGTCGGGCGACCAGGCGCTTCTGCTCGGCCTCGCGCAGGATGGCCAGGGCCTCCTCGCGGCTGATGGCCCAAGGAGCCCCGTTGTCGCTCGTCTCCTTCGCCCCGGGGAACATCAGGCAGACGTCGGTGCGCGACCGTTCGCAGCCGCCCACCTCTTCGCGGCAGCCGCAGTTGGTGAGCCGGAAGCCGCTCTGGGCCTCGATAATCCGCCGGGCTTCCTCGTGGGAGCAGACGCAGTGCAGGTTGAAATCGCGCTCGTCCGTCACTTGCCCTCCTTGAGCGGCTTGAACACGCCGAAAAAGGAGCCGTCGGGGTCGGCGAGGATGGCGAAATGCCCTAGCTCGGGCGCCTCCTGGATGTCGGAGACCACGTCGCCGCCGAGCTCCTTGGCCTTTTTCATGTAGGGCTCCAGCCGGGCGACCTGGAAATAAAGAAGCGGCCGGACGCTCGGCTCCAGATCGTCCACCAGGGCCAGGGCGCCGGAGAGGCCCGAGGGCGTGCGGAACAGGATGTAGTTGTCGGCCCAGGGGGTGAACTTCCAACCGAAGAGGCCCTCGAAGAACTTCCGGGTCGC is a genomic window of bacterium containing:
- a CDS encoding 4Fe-4S binding protein; its protein translation is MTDERDFNLHCVCSHEEARRIIEAQSGFRLTNCGCREEVGGCERSRTDVCLMFPGAKETSDNGAPWAISREEALAILREAEQKRLVARPWREVTPDRADGICFCCDCCCGYFREPGHWQCDKGAMVERTDREVCTDCGTCVEVCYFGARTLVEKA
- a CDS encoding VOC family protein, whose translation is MAKHDLYHFEWGCTDIEATRKFFEGLFGWKFTPWADNYILFRTPSGLSGALALVDDLEPSVRPLLYFQVARLEPYMKKAKELGGDVVSDIQEAPELGHFAILADPDGSFFGVFKPLKEGK